In the Dioscorea cayenensis subsp. rotundata cultivar TDr96_F1 unplaced genomic scaffold, TDr96_F1_v2_PseudoChromosome.rev07_lg8_w22 25.fasta BLBR01000115.1, whole genome shotgun sequence genome, tcACACAATTATCTAGttctatatattaattttaagaagaaaaaaaagacaaccCCGCATTGTTTTAGAACCATGGCGCATAGACTAATCAAAATGGCGAAAATATTGAggtataaaattatattaaatatttttaaaatataaaaaactaaaatggacacacaaatataatattaaattcagttattttaaatttaattccaaTGAATCAATTTTTATGAGCTCgacttaaaattaattttgaactcGAGTTTGATCTCTTTATTAAATGATTGAGGCATATGTGAATCATGACTCACTTGTATGTTTGCAATAATTTTACTTTCCCttcattttctaatttttactttttcatcTTCCCTTCTTTTTCCACATGATTTATTTTCAATgatcataatatattatttttaattttaaaaatgatatcttgaattttaagtttaagtttcaccactgaatttttttttttttgaaaaggtaaatatcataatatattattttttcaatgatcatattatattattttttaaaaaaggtaaataaaaataaaagagagtaataagtgtttttgttattttattttttgtcattaaattatgtaaaaacgatataatttttttattaaaatattttaaaaagtgaataataTAACCTTGGCTCTTGTTGCCTTATGGGAATGCAAAATGAaactttaattcaaaaatattatttcaaaaataataaacaaagaggatagaaataataacaagaaaaacatacctttaattaatttttaaaaattattttaaaatgatattaatcTAAATAGTCATATATttgctttttgttattttccaaataaatgTATAAGAGGATGGctaaatatttgtaaatattttttttcccatattttaaattgttttattttcttatttttatctaacttcttcttttaaaaatgtttaaaagttTTAATACAAAGAAAAGCATTTCTCCTTTCTAATAGATAGATgttggttttatatatatatatatatatatatatatatatatatatatatatatataaagtttagtTACTTTGAAAAGAGAAATTGGCTAAATGTGACGttcatgataaatataaagaaaacttTACTATTAAGATTggaataaatttgaaattctaagtcaaaaattcaaacacctcatatgtgtgtgtgtatatatatatatatatgtaattcccataaaaatattaaatatcactattattaaatatatatttttaagatatgAACAAGCGACTAACCGATTGATAGTCTTGCagatatgatatattttttaatttcttgttttccAATTATATGTTGtagatttatattattattattattattatttatttatttatttttaaattccaaaatgttaaaaaaatctaacatattatgaatttttaaaatataaaagcgACTTCTTTCCCACCTATTTTAATCtcaaaccatatatatatatatatatatatatatatatatttccataaaaatataaatatcattattataaaatatttttttgtaaaaatatgaacaAGCTACTAACTGATTGATAGTCTTGCAgatatgctatttttttaatttcttgtttttcaattatatgttgtggatttatattatttaattttttaattaatttttttttaaaatatccaaaatcctaaaaaaaatctaaaatattatgattttttaaaatataaaagcaacTACATTCCCACCTATTTTAATCTCAAcccaatatgaatttttttttttttatgaaatatgaaCAAGTGGTCAACATGTGCACAAAAGTGGAGTTAATCCTTCAATACACTTATGCCATCACCCTATATAAGCTAAGTTTTTACtctgctttttaatttttacaaaagaCCCGGTGTGACTAGGAGCAAAAGATTATTGGCCCAagctaaatatttttaaaaataaaaattcaacaaaaatccATGTGTTTATTAGTCCATATGTTCATATATGCTCCAATTAATCCTGGTTCATTAGTCACTTAATTTTTACCAAGTCACATTATACAAGCTAGGTCTAAATCAAATCTTTGACTTGACCCATTCTCTTTGAATGGGTTCAAGCCTAAATCAAGATTAAATTGCTCACCCACTAATCAATCACATTTAATttcagaataaaaaacaaattaattaagtatGCTTGAAAAATCTAATTTCTTAGATTAActaaatcttttttattaaattcaatttaaatCCTCAACTAATTTAGAACATTCAAATAGTTAGGATCACTTAAATTTTTACCAACTTCATTCCAACTCAAtacatttccttttcttcttacCTATATTTTCACCCATTCCAAACCTAattatgtgtgtatgtatatatatttataaggttgagatttttttaatatagaaatTAAGTGGATCCAAGAAAATCTTTCTTATTAAAGAAAGGACAATTTTGtctttaaaaaatgtatattatattatatatacatatatataatataatatacattttaaaatatatatgctttGCGGCCTTTGCCTTCTCCGTAGGTCTATCTATCcaaacaattaatataatatttaaaatttataaaaatatataatataaaaaaaacatactttAAACCATAGCAAACACAACAATTGTTCTTCGAAGACAACAGTAAGAATGGTTGTTAGCTCAAAAACAGAAACCAAGAATTCTAGTTGCCTTCAATCACTTAAGTAAGATAAAGACATATGTAATATATTATCCAAGAAATCAAACACAGCCCTTAGATTTTTATATACAACTAATTTGACTTTTTTCCTTTCTGTTTACAtgtctattttattaatatttaattatagaaaaaCTACATTGTCTGCTTCCTTTGTAAACAACCCTGTATAAATCTTTTGTAATTGTAaccatcaaaataatatttgaaaaatattttgtataatttttatttttattttcattaatttatgaattataattattgcaAATATTGaaacttattttaatataaacttaaaatataaaataaaatataaatttatgtctaaattatcatttttttgttgttgatctATCTAGTAGAGCGAGGTACTGAAAGTTCTataaagggtaaatttttttagtggtcTATTTTTAATTACACAAATATATTaccattataaataataattaaaaattaaaattttaaaatatataaaatgactCAAAATATCCCTATCATCTCACCCTTGGGTAGGTTTTATAGTTATTTGTAACAAAAGTGAAGATACTAcattgaaaaatagtaaaaaaaaattaataaaaacaacagTTACATCACGCTagtctaaaaaaattcaatgtatCAAATCTCTCTCTTAATGACAACAAATAAAACCCTTTGAATACTtcccaaattaattaattaattaattaatctttctttatttcctctATAAATaatgccttcttcttcttctcctcttcttggTTTTCATGCAAGCAAGGAATAGCATAGAGCTTGGATAATGAGAACAAGTAGGGAAAAGAATAGAATCTCCATTTCAATACCACCCTTGCCTtgaaaaaccctaaccctaactttctctttctctcaagAAAGCTCCAATGATGATGGCAAGCCAATGGATAACTACACcactctttctttttcttttccttctctttcctACTCTTCTCTTGCTCTTGTTCACCTCCTCCGTTCACCGTCCGGTGACATTAACCAGTTCATCCAACCATCTCGATGGCAAGTTTAGGCTAAACGGGTTGGTTCCCGGCACCGCCGGTGATGCAGAGGCCTCGCGTGCGCTTACCGTTTCTTCTCCTCCCGCTCCGTTGATCAAAGTTTgtagttctttcttttttcctttttgtttttaatttacttttttttagatGGATTAAAATAagagtttcttttctttttctttttcttttttaattttaatttgtttgaattttcatgCAGAGGAAGACGAGGAGTTTTGTTGAGAGAGATCTTGCTAGAGCTCGTACAGCCATACAAAGAGCCGTTTCGGTTTCCCAAAAGGGAAACGTTTCACAGATGGGAAACTCGTCGGTGCTTTCTTCTCCGGCCACCGGCGATGATCTTTTGCGTGTTTATCACAATCCGGCCGCCTTTTTCCGGTGAGATGATCTCTGTCcctctctttttccttttttttttcgaaaattaatttttcagtccttttttttcctttaaaaacaaagagatatgattttgttttaatctttttgggtatgttttgatttaaagactTGCATGTTTATGAGAAGATTCAATCAGAACtttttattagttaaaaaaaaactttggttgattttgaaatttttaatgaaaattcaatccaaactttgttttttttgttggacaaaaaaaccccaaaggactaaagaaaaaaaaaaagatagaactTTTAAACGTCTCTTCAAATTCCCAAGTTTTCACACGTGTGACTCTTGGGAATTAAGAGATACACGTGTGAGTCTAGAAAATTTTTCTGGAGAAGAGACTTAGAAAGTTGAAGACAAGAAAGTGTTTGTCATTGCACGCGCTGGGCTCTCTTGTTTCTCACGTTTTATTGAGTGCtcatctcatgattcacccccTCAAGAtgtgcgtgtatatatatattattatcaagaTGGTGGaaaataattgagaaaaaaaaattatagagtcAAAGGGTTGATAGTCTACGAATAGATCAACCATTGTGGGTGTAGGTTTATAACTTATTAACCTCTTTAATTATCAACAAGATAGAGCACATGGGCCGAACGATCAATTTTCATCTCGTGTGCATATAACTGCAGTTATGGTATTTGtcggcaaaaaaaaaaaaagcatagataactaatgtttgtgtatgtatatatgtataggaattttatggaattttttttggtGGATATAGTCATTTATTAGATGTATATATACTAAGATTTCAAGATATATGGGAAAAATTGATTTAGATCTGATATTTTTGATCTAATTaaagtatgaaaaaaaaattagagattaACACATCCTTTGAAAATTAAAAGGGGTGTCACACAAAACACATCCTTTGAAAATTAAAAGAGGTGTCAATATCCCTTGTGTGAGGGATGTGGACATATTTGCCACGCTTTTTAAGttgtatgaaaattttcatttataagtttttttaataaatgaaaaaatggattaaaaaattgaaagtgaatAGAGGGAAATTCCACTTTTATCCTTCCCTTGCAACACACTATAATAgctcattatttatttatttattttttatgaaattacatTTTGTTTTTACTATTCTTCATATTAATTTTGGTCTTTCAGCTTCattcatattgatttttgttaatttattacttttaattttctgattaaaataattttcattatttttcactATTATCCTTTGCTTTTCCTGAATACTATCTCtgacatatatacatatatatatatatatatatgtatatatatatgtgtgtatatatttcaaaacaaaatttcttttcattttttggagaaaatagaagagtaaattaaataattattttcccaTGTATGtacacaatttttttcatatacttttttttaaattttctcactaaaataaaatttttactatttctcgttattttcttttgtttttctaaaatgttatttttcttatacatcttgaaaaaaacattttttttttcaattttttataaatatagcaGAGCAAAATAAACAAGGATATCCActtaaatacaaacaaaaaaaattctagacATATTAATTAATCCCGATTACATAGATCAAAAGTTCCAAATTTACTTtcactgatatatatatattaatataaaaaaaaaaatttatgtagtcAACTCCAAATGGTTGAGACTAATagtttgttattattatcaataaaagGAGTTacaaggagatgaagaagaggttTCGTGTTTACGTGTACCAAGAAGGGGATGCACCATTAGTGCATGACGGGCCATGCAAGAACATATACACAACCGAAGGCAGGTTCATTCAAGAGCTTGAAATGATGACCGGTATATCCAAATCCTCTTTGAGGACTAATGATCCAAACCGTGCTCATGCCTTCTTCTTGCCCTTCAGTGTGGCCATGATGGTCAAGTATCTCTACATCCCGAATAGCCAAGACCAAGGCCCCATCCGGCGTTTCGTCTCCGATTATGTCGGTGTTGTGGGATCTGCTCATCCATTTTGGAATCGCACTGCCGGTGCCGATCATTTCATGCTCTCTTGTCATGATTGGGTTTGTGTCtatccttctctttttttctttgcttcatGTTATAttatggtgttttttttttttaatatattgtgatttatccattttgtctaatataaaaaaaaatggtttaatttGGTTTGATATATATGTTAGAGTGTATATATTGATTCATGAATTTATAATTATTCAATGTGTTCAAACTGTCTTTGTTCATTAAAAATACACTTGAGGCATTAAAACGGTTATTTGTAGcaggggaaaaaaaaagcaaggtTAATAGACATAGTGATAACATAGGTGGTAAATTGCAATAAATATAGtcaaaatgattataaatat is a window encoding:
- the LOC120253558 gene encoding probable glycosyltransferase At5g25310, with protein sequence MMMASQWITTPLFLFLFLLFPTLLLLLFTSSVHRPVTLTSSSNHLDGKFRLNGLVPGTAGDAEASRALTVSSPPAPLIKRKTRSFVERDLARARTAIQRAVSVSQKGNVSQMGNSSVLSSPATGDDLLRVYHNPAAFFRSYKEMKKRFRVYVYQEGDAPLVHDGPCKNIYTTEGRFIQELEMMTGISKSSLRTNDPNRAHAFFLPFSVAMMVKYLYIPNSQDQGPIRRFVSDYVGVVGSAHPFWNRTAGADHFMLSCHDWGPYVSDANKDLYTNSIRALCNANTSEGFNPTKDVSIPEVHLLTGDIPVQLRSPPPPHTPRPFLAFFAGGLHGPIRPPLLHQWQNRDPSIQVYEYLPKNSTNDYFSFMLKSKFCLCPSGWEVASPRVVEAIYTECIPVIISEGYVLPFSDVLKWEEFSLTVRVEELPELKELLGRKTEEEMDRLRRGLRAVRKHFVFNQPAKSFDVFHMILHSVWLRRLNVKLD